In Bacteroidota bacterium, one DNA window encodes the following:
- a CDS encoding WD40 repeat domain-containing protein — protein sequence MRRFLPALIFIICAVFAGTSRAQDCLHILKGDTSLVSSLTFSPNSKILASGSWDRYIKTWDVSNGQMLRSFEAHKSMVTALAFSADNNTLTSGSWEPNIKLWDVATGSETAVIHNAVTEKVTAIAYSPDYKLLAVAAFDTIRLFDAEKNFVRSFTGHQNAVNEICFSPDGKRLVSASWDRTVRLWDVATGKCIKVLKGHLTNVNSVSFGPDGNTIVSASDDGMVRVCDGNTGEFIANMNMAMGITCAALTPDGKYIAGGCLDGKIRVMELQTEKTIKTYEGHTKALTKLEFSPNGERMASASEDMSIRIWDVTDLKYVQCIIDKMADYSSMIVPKDEFETTEQYIQRLADYDKKKADARRECVKEAELMTIQNKVIFDEQHKPVFSYITIRLDALSKYDADKQLYMVTIDSMKYELSMPIADAKTFKTSWQKAVVSGIKKTNPVNKKFELLNMAVVHPLSNTLYPIGVQVLPENDKELKEFIDKNGKQKK from the coding sequence ATGAGAAGATTTTTACCTGCCCTTATTTTTATTATTTGTGCAGTTTTTGCCGGAACTTCCCGGGCGCAGGACTGCCTTCACATTCTTAAAGGTGATACAAGCCTGGTATCATCACTTACCTTCAGTCCTAACAGTAAAATACTTGCCAGTGGCAGTTGGGACAGGTACATCAAAACATGGGATGTTTCAAACGGGCAAATGCTTCGGAGTTTTGAAGCGCATAAAAGCATGGTTACTGCTCTTGCATTCAGTGCCGACAATAATACGCTCACCAGCGGCAGCTGGGAGCCAAACATAAAATTGTGGGATGTTGCCACCGGCAGCGAAACGGCTGTTATTCATAATGCTGTTACTGAAAAAGTTACCGCAATAGCGTACAGCCCCGATTACAAATTGCTGGCTGTCGCCGCCTTCGACACAATCAGACTGTTTGATGCAGAGAAAAACTTTGTTCGCAGTTTTACCGGACACCAGAATGCGGTCAATGAAATTTGTTTCAGCCCCGACGGAAAAAGGCTGGTTAGCGCGAGCTGGGACAGAACTGTCCGCCTTTGGGATGTTGCTACTGGGAAATGCATCAAGGTGTTGAAAGGACATCTCACAAATGTAAATTCTGTTTCGTTTGGTCCTGACGGAAATACTATTGTAAGCGCTTCCGACGATGGTATGGTTCGGGTATGCGATGGCAATACGGGAGAATTCATCGCCAACATGAACATGGCAATGGGCATAACGTGTGCCGCTTTAACACCCGATGGTAAATACATTGCCGGCGGATGCCTCGACGGAAAAATCCGCGTGATGGAATTACAGACCGAAAAGACAATAAAAACTTATGAAGGTCATACGAAAGCGCTCACAAAACTCGAATTTAGCCCTAATGGCGAACGGATGGCAAGCGCATCGGAGGATATGAGCATCAGGATATGGGATGTAACCGACCTCAAATATGTGCAGTGCATTATTGATAAAATGGCCGACTACAGCAGCATGATAGTCCCCAAAGATGAGTTTGAAACTACCGAGCAATATATTCAGCGCCTGGCAGATTATGATAAAAAGAAAGCAGATGCAAGACGCGAGTGCGTAAAAGAAGCCGAGTTAATGACCATTCAGAACAAAGTAATTTTTGACGAACAGCACAAGCCGGTGTTTTCATATATAACGATCCGTTTGGATGCTCTCAGCAAGTACGATGCCGATAAGCAATTATACATGGTTACTATCGACAGTATGAAGTATGAACTCAGCATGCCTATTGCCGATGCGAAGACATTTAAAACAAGTTGGCAGAAAGCTGTAGTAAGCGGCATTAAAAAAACAAACCCCGTCAATAAGAAATTTGAATTGCTTAATATGGCGGTAGTGCATCCGCTTTCCAATACGCTTTACCCTATTGGAGTGCAGGTGCTTCCAGAAAATGATAAGGAATTGAAAGAGTTCATCGATAAGAACGGGAAGCAGAAAAAATAA